The following proteins are encoded in a genomic region of Cryptomeria japonica chromosome 11, Sugi_1.0, whole genome shotgun sequence:
- the LOC131049466 gene encoding L-type lectin-domain containing receptor kinase SIT2-like, which translates to MKFLQDTKRKWKTSWSLKMAGVSVFLLFFPSSLTAQVDTSFIFNQFDASTLELFGNASVQSKAIFLTNQSQYSIGRAFYGHPVSMKDSGSLSSALSFSTSFVFKIINAGSCLSRSGHGLAFIMTPHRSPEGFLPSGYLGLLKNISSMGKASNHLFAVEFDTVKNLEFLDIDDNHVGVDLNDLTSVKSETAGYWNDNSQWRELDLSNGQNIQAWIDYDHPLNELKVTIAEACSNRPEKPLLYLKNISLSDILEEEIYVGFSAATGGLAGEHYVVAWSFTTNGAASFLNLELCDVITHRKSKSSNSRLIAGIAISCILPLLVVAAATLMRWKRNQYRDIIEEWEMEYWPHRFKYKDLHIATKGFGEEELLGSGGFGRVYRGVLATNGLQVAVKCILRETEEGMREFIAEISSLGRLQHRNLVQIRGFCRRIKRLFIVYDYMPSGSLDKMIFGKPKKVFEWIHRYKVLKDVAAGLLYLHEGWEQRVVHRDIKSSNVLLDSELNGKLGDFGLARLYEHNENSHTTRVVGTLGYIAPELIHTGKACPATDVFSFGIFLLEVACGRRPVEPTLQPEQVVMVDWVRELYSAGNLMDAADPNLGGQYDEVEMERVLKLGLLCSNPQPEGRIGMRQALQILEEEAPIPGFSDEFNLEMNAPKSSLNSPSYSTSMSLD; encoded by the exons ATGAAATTTCTGCAAGACACAAAAAG AAAATGGAAGACGAGCTGGAGCTTGAAAATGGCAGGAGTGAGTGTGTTCCTTTTATTCTTCCCTTCCTCGCTTACTGCACAAGTGGATACAAGTTTTATCTTCAACCAATTCGATGCTTCGACCCTCGAATTGTTTGGGAATGCTTCAGTGCAGTCCAAAGCCATCTTCCTTACTAATCAATCCCAATACAGTATCGGCCGTGCTTTTTATGGACATCCTGTGAGTATGAAAGATAGTGGGTCTCTGAGTTCTGCTTTGTCTTTCAGCACAAGTTTTGTGTTTAAAATTATTAACGCCGGTTCATGTCTCTCACGAAGCGGGCATGGACTGGCGTTTATAATGACGCCGCACAGATCTccagagggttttttaccttcTGGGTATCTTGGCCTGTTGAAAAATATTTCAAGCATGGGAAAGGCCTCTAATCATCTCTTCGCGGTTGAGTTCGACACAGTAAAGAACTTGGAATTTTTGGACATTGACGACAATCACGTTGGTGTCGATTTGAACGACCTCACATCTGTAAAATCTGAGACTGCAGGCTACTGGAATGACAACAGCCAGTGGCGAGAATTGGATCTCAGCAATGGCCAGAATATTCAGGCTTGGATTGATTATGACCATCCTCTAAACGAGCTCAAAGTAACCATCGCAGAGGCATGTTCAAATCGCCCAGAGAAACCCCTGTTATATTTGAAAAATATATCTCTGTCCGACATTCTTGAAGAAGAAATCTACGTTGGTTTCTCAGCAGCTACAGGAGGCCTGGCTGGAGAGCATTACGTAGTCGCCTGGAGCTTTACTACAAACGGAGCAGCCTCGTTCCTGAATTTGGAGCTATGTGATGTTATTACACACAGAAAATCCAAGAGCTCAAATTCCAGATTGATAGCTGGCATTGCAATCTCTTGCATCCTCCCCCTCCTGGTGGTGGCGGCAGCAACGCTTATGCGGTGGAAAAGAAATCAGTACAGAGATATTATTGAAGAATGGGAGATGGAGTATTGGCCTCACAGATTTAAGTACAAAGACCTACATATTGCAACAAAGGGTTTCGGAGAGGAAGAACTTTTGGGATCCGGAGGCTTTGGTCGTGTGTACAGGGGAGTTCTGGCCACAAACGGCCTCCAAGTAGCGGTGAAATGCATCCTCAGAGAAACTGAGGAAGGGATGAGGGAGTTCATAGCAGAGATCTCCAGTCTTGGTCGCCTTCAACATCGAAATCTTGTGCAGATCAGAGGCTTCTGCAGGCGAATAAAGCGGTTATTCATAGTTTATGACTACATGCCAAGTGGCAGCCTGGACAAGATGATATTTGGAAAGCCAAAGAAGGTGTTCGAATGGATTCACAGGTACAAAGTCCTGAAAGATGTTGCCGCGGGTTTGCTCTATCTTCACGAAGGATGGGAGCAACGTGTAGTGCACAGAGACATCAAGTCCAGCAACGTTCTGCTGGACTCGGAGCTCAATGGAAAGCTTGGAGATTTCGGGCTTGCGCGTCTGTATGAGCATAACGAAAACTCTCATACTACTCGTGTGGTGGGAACGCTGGGGTACATTGCGCCGGAGCTCATACACACTGGAAAAGCCTGCCCAGCCACAGATGTGTTCAGCTTTGGTATTTTTCTGTTGGAGGTTGCTTGTGGAAGGAGACCTGTTGAGCCCACTCTCCAACCTGAACAAGTAGTTATGGTGGACTGGGTGAGAGAGTTGTATTCGGCGGGCAATCTCATGGATGCAGCCGACCCGAATCTTGGTGGGCAATATGATGAAGTTGAGATGGAGAGAGTGCTGAAACTGGGGCTGCTCTGTTCTAATCCACAGCCAGAAGGCAGAATCGGCATGAGGCAAGCTTTgcaaatacttgaagaagaagctCCGATACCAGGCTTTTCTGATGAGTTTAATTTGGAGATGAATGCACCCAAAAGTAGTTTGAATTCTCCTTCGTACTCCACTTCCATGTCTCTTGATTGA